From the Pseudomonadota bacterium genome, the window CGCAGAAGCAACTGGCAACTCGAACTGCCGGCCGATATTTAATCCTTGCACATCGCGCTCATCCGCAACAACTTCGAATCCGGTTTTCGGACGCCGGTCCGGTTCCCAAAACAGAAATTGAACAGGGTCGCCCAGGCAAGCAATCCTCCCGCCGGTGGGATCATGCCTCACACCTTTTTTGCCAGATAGACGCCGTAGCTGAAGAAGTCCCGATATTTTTCATACAGGGCTATTTCGTGCCGTTCCGCATCGACGACAGCCTTGGCCCGCTCGCTGTGGCCATGCCGCTCAAGGAACGCTTCAAAGCGATCCTGCATGGGGTGATAGTAATTCTCAAGCCAGCAATGTACCGGCAGGACAAAGTAGCCTTGTGGACTGTACCCATGTCGCTCAAGGAGTCCGATCTTGTGTGATGCGACATCGATCTCCGGGTACTCCTTCTGCCAATGGGACTGGAGCTCCGCCGGCACCGTGGCGAGAAGCCAGGTGATTTCGGAAACGATGAGCATTCCACCGGGCTTCAGAAATCGGCTCCAGGCGGACACCCCGGCTTCGAAGCCCATGTTGTAAACGGCACCTTCGGACCAGATCACGTCGAACGCCCCTTCATCAAAAGGCAAGGCATCCATGGAGCAGTTCAGCGTGGTGATCCGGTCCGCCACGCCTTGGTCGTTGGCTCTGGTTTGCAGCTCGTCGAGAAACTCCGCCAGGAAGTCCACGGCGGTGATCTGGGCATTCAACTCCCTGGCCAGGAGGATCGTCGATGCGCCGGTGCCGCAGCCGATATCAGCGATCTTCAACAAACGAGAGCGGTCGAGTCCGCCCAGTTCCAGAGCCCGTTTTGTTTCAGCGTCCCCGCCTGGCCCTTGCCGTTCCGCAGTCCGGTGGAGGTCAATAAGCAGTTGAAAATCGTTCACGGTCTTTCCTTTGTCATTATGGTTTCAGCAGTGTTCATTGCCTTTTATCCGGACTGTCCGAATACCGTGCTGATCAGGTAGACCGTATAGCCCGCGTAACAGGCGAGCAGAACCGCGCCCTCGATGCGGTTGATCCGACCAGGCCCCCGGAACCCGTAGCCGATCACGAACAGCGACAGGGTCAGCGCGGCCATCACCAGCATGTCGCGGCTGAAGACCTCCGGCCCTACCGTCATCGGGTGAATCGAACCGGCGATCCCCACCACCGCCAGGGTGTTGAACAGATTGGAGCCGAGCACGTTACCGAGGGCGATGTCATGCTCCCCCTTGCGGGTGGCAATAATCGACGAGGCGAGTTCCGGCAGCGAGGTGCCCACCGCGACGATGGTCAGACCGATAATCAGATCGCTGACCCCGAATCCTTGCGCGATTTCCACCGCGCCCCAGACCAGAATGCGGGAACTGACAATCAAAAGCGCGAGCCCGACCACCAGCCGGAAGACCGCTCGGCGGATGGGCATGGCGCGGACGTCCAGCTCCTGCTCCATCTCGCTGGCCAGCGCATCCTCTTTCTTCCGCAGCCCCTGCCGGATGGTCCAGGCCATCAGCCCGCCGAACACGATCAGCAACACGATGGCATCAATCCGGGTGATCTCGCCATCCCTGATTTGCCAGGCCGCCAGCACCGTGACCAAGGTCAGGATGGGCAGCTCCTTGCGCAGCACCTGCGAATGGACGGCGATGGGACTGATCAGGGCCGTCACTCCCAGAATCAGGGCGATGTTGGTGATGTTCGAGCCGTAGGCGTTGCCCAGCGCGATGCCCGGGTTGCCCTGCGAGGCGGAAATCGCCGAGACCACCATCTCCGGCGCGGAGGTGCCGAATCCGACAATCACCATCCCGATCAGGAGCGGCGGCATGCCGAAATGCCGGGCGGTGGAGGCCGATCCCTCCACAAAACGGTCGGCGCTCCAGACGAGGAGTGCCAAGCCAAAAATTAAGGCGATCAAGGCAAGGGTCATACGGCTCCTTTTTTCATACCGGCCTGTCCCGTAAGACTTCTGATCAGCTCCGCGACATAATCCCGCAATAGGTTGTACCAGGCCGTCGCCCGGCATTTGATCGCTCCCGGCAGGTTTTCTTGGGTTTCCTCGACGGAAAGACCCTTGCCCTGGATCTGCAGGTTTATTCTTTCGGCCCGGAGGGCTGGATCGGGATGGCTGGAAAGAAAGGAATGGCCGCTGCCCAGACCGGCAAGTTTGGTCAGGGCCGAAACCGCACTCTCCG encodes:
- a CDS encoding calcium/sodium antiporter, producing the protein MTLALIALIFGLALLVWSADRFVEGSASTARHFGMPPLLIGMVIVGFGTSAPEMVVSAISASQGNPGIALGNAYGSNITNIALILGVTALISPIAVHSQVLRKELPILTLVTVLAAWQIRDGEITRIDAIVLLIVFGGLMAWTIRQGLRKKEDALASEMEQELDVRAMPIRRAVFRLVVGLALLIVSSRILVWGAVEIAQGFGVSDLIIGLTIVAVGTSLPELASSIIATRKGEHDIALGNVLGSNLFNTLAVVGIAGSIHPMTVGPEVFSRDMLVMAALTLSLFVIGYGFRGPGRINRIEGAVLLACYAGYTVYLISTVFGQSG
- a CDS encoding methyltransferase domain-containing protein, producing the protein MNDFQLLIDLHRTAERQGPGGDAETKRALELGGLDRSRLLKIADIGCGTGASTILLARELNAQITAVDFLAEFLDELQTRANDQGVADRITTLNCSMDALPFDEGAFDVIWSEGAVYNMGFEAGVSAWSRFLKPGGMLIVSEITWLLATVPAELQSHWQKEYPEIDVASHKIGLLERHGYSPQGYFVLPVHCWLENYYHPMQDRFEAFLERHGHSERAKAVVDAERHEIALYEKYRDFFSYGVYLAKKV